The Agrobacterium vitis genome has a segment encoding these proteins:
- a CDS encoding PHA/PHB synthase family protein, with the protein MGFDPSLIDPYIVKDPEALAVNLAKALENLGKAASSWIAPREKSGLVDPVAEPAVELVKTLSGVAEYWMTDPQRSLEAQTHLMTSLFGVWMKSLSRLSMPAQTPPPPEPIKDKRFADADWQRNPFFDFLRQAYLVLSDWAEKLVENTQGMDEHARHKALFYVRQMTAALSPVNFVMTNPQLYRETVATSGANLVKGMKMFAEDMAAGQGELRMRQTDTSKFALGTNMALTPGKVVAQSDVCEVIQYEPATDKVLKRPLLICPPWINKFYILDLNPEKSFIKYCVDQGHTVFVISWVNPDQRHAGKDWLSYIREGVDFALDTVEKATGEKKVNAIGYCVGGTLLSAAMALHAKEGTSRIASATLFTTQVDFTHAGDLKVFVDEEQVSGLEEKMRQKGYLDGSKMASAFNMLRSSELIWPYFVNNYLKGQDPTAFDLLYWNADSTRMAAANHSFYLRNCYLENNLARGKMQLDGKTLSLKDVKIPIYNLATKEDHIAPAKSVFVGSACFGGPVTYVMSGSGHIAGVVNPPDKRKYQFWTNGKPEGAFEDWVAGAEETAGSWWPHWQKWIEGLDKRRVTARKPGGTALNAIGDAPGAYVLERV; encoded by the coding sequence ATGGGTTTCGACCCTTCCCTGATCGATCCCTATATCGTCAAGGACCCCGAAGCGCTGGCCGTCAATCTTGCCAAGGCGCTTGAAAACCTCGGCAAGGCGGCCTCCTCCTGGATCGCACCGCGTGAAAAGTCTGGTCTTGTCGATCCGGTGGCGGAACCCGCCGTCGAACTGGTCAAAACTCTGTCAGGCGTGGCGGAATACTGGATGACCGACCCTCAGCGCAGCCTGGAGGCGCAGACGCATCTGATGACTTCTCTGTTCGGCGTCTGGATGAAGAGCCTGAGTCGCCTCTCCATGCCCGCCCAAACACCTCCACCACCAGAACCGATCAAGGACAAGCGATTCGCGGATGCCGACTGGCAGCGCAACCCGTTCTTCGATTTTTTGCGCCAGGCCTATCTTGTCCTGTCCGACTGGGCTGAGAAACTAGTGGAGAATACCCAGGGCATGGACGAGCACGCGCGCCACAAGGCGCTGTTCTACGTCCGGCAGATGACGGCGGCGCTGTCGCCTGTCAATTTCGTGATGACCAATCCGCAGCTTTACCGCGAGACGGTTGCCACCAGCGGCGCCAATCTGGTCAAGGGCATGAAAATGTTTGCCGAGGACATGGCCGCCGGTCAGGGTGAATTGCGGATGCGCCAGACCGATACCAGCAAATTCGCGCTGGGCACCAATATGGCGCTGACGCCGGGCAAGGTCGTCGCCCAGAGCGATGTCTGCGAGGTCATTCAATACGAGCCAGCTACCGACAAGGTGCTGAAGCGGCCCCTGCTGATCTGCCCGCCCTGGATCAACAAATTCTATATTCTCGATCTCAACCCGGAAAAGAGCTTTATCAAGTATTGCGTTGATCAGGGTCACACGGTCTTCGTGATTTCCTGGGTCAATCCTGATCAACGCCATGCGGGCAAGGACTGGCTGTCCTATATTCGCGAAGGCGTGGATTTTGCCCTCGACACCGTTGAGAAAGCCACAGGCGAAAAGAAGGTCAATGCCATCGGCTATTGCGTTGGCGGCACTCTGCTGTCTGCTGCCATGGCGCTGCATGCCAAGGAAGGCACTAGCCGTATTGCCAGCGCCACATTGTTCACCACCCAGGTGGATTTCACCCATGCAGGCGACCTGAAAGTCTTCGTGGACGAGGAACAGGTGAGCGGGCTGGAAGAGAAGATGCGGCAGAAGGGCTATCTGGACGGCTCGAAAATGGCCTCGGCCTTCAACATGCTGCGTTCGTCCGAATTGATCTGGCCCTATTTCGTCAACAATTACCTGAAGGGTCAGGACCCGACCGCCTTCGATCTCTTGTACTGGAATGCTGATTCGACCCGGATGGCGGCGGCCAATCACTCCTTTTATCTGCGCAATTGCTATCTGGAAAACAATCTGGCGCGCGGCAAGATGCAGTTGGATGGCAAGACCCTGTCGCTGAAGGACGTGAAAATCCCGATCTACAATCTCGCCACCAAGGAAGACCATATTGCCCCGGCGAAATCGGTGTTTGTCGGATCGGCCTGCTTTGGCGGTCCCGTCACCTATGTGATGAGCGGGTCCGGCCATATCGCCGGCGTGGTCAATCCGCCCGACAAGCGTAAGTACCAGTTCTGGACCAATGGTAAGCCGGAGGGCGCATTCGAAGATTGGGTGGCTGGTGCTGAGGAAACCGCCGGCTCCTGGTGGCCGCATTGGCAGAAATGGATTGAAGGATTGGACAAACGCCGCGTGACGGCCCGCAAACCAGGCGGTACAGCGCTAAATGCCATAGGGGATGCGCCGGGCGCTTACGTGCTGGAGCGTGTCTAA
- the sfsA gene encoding DNA/RNA nuclease SfsA: MIFDPPLVAATLVRRYKRFLFDAVLEDGREITGFCANTGSMRGLTTPGSRIYLSQSEKPGRKYRYGFELIEADCTLVGVNTSLPNRLAHEAIRAGLVSDLLHYPQIRTEQRYGENSRIDLLLSGPGKADCYVEVKNVHFIRETGLAEFPDSVTTRGAKHLTEMAKLVAAGKRAAMLYVIQRQDCDALAICADLDPVYGRAFTAAISQGVEAYAVKCAITPRGIIPACGVPVRLTV, translated from the coding sequence ATGATTTTCGATCCGCCACTGGTCGCGGCCACGCTTGTGCGACGCTACAAACGGTTTCTTTTCGACGCAGTGTTGGAAGACGGCCGCGAAATCACCGGCTTTTGCGCCAATACCGGCTCTATGCGCGGGCTGACCACGCCCGGCTCACGCATTTACCTGTCGCAAAGCGAAAAGCCGGGCCGGAAATATCGTTATGGGTTTGAGCTGATCGAAGCCGATTGCACTTTGGTCGGTGTCAATACCAGCCTTCCCAACCGTCTGGCTCACGAGGCGATCCGCGCCGGTCTGGTCAGCGATCTCTTACACTATCCGCAGATCCGCACCGAGCAGCGTTATGGCGAGAACTCCCGGATCGACCTTCTGTTGTCGGGTCCCGGCAAAGCGGATTGCTATGTCGAAGTGAAGAACGTCCATTTCATCAGGGAAACCGGACTGGCGGAATTTCCAGATAGCGTCACCACGAGAGGCGCGAAACATTTGACCGAAATGGCCAAGCTGGTGGCGGCAGGCAAGCGGGCGGCGATGCTCTATGTGATCCAGCGGCAGGATTGCGATGCCCTGGCGATCTGTGCCGATCTCGATCCCGTCTATGGCCGGGCCTTCACCGCCGCCATAAGCCAGGGCGTCGAAGCCTATGCGGTAAAATGCGCGATCACACCTAGAGGGATCATTCCGGCATGCGGCGTTCCCGTGCGCCTGACCGTTTAA
- a CDS encoding YeiH family protein, translating into MKMRLFRPVVSLAPGIALSSAVALGGYALAFTVQRVTGRTPVDALVWCILLGTLVKSLFVLPQVVNKGIHACAKTVLELAIVLLGASVSISQIAGSGFTLIAWVITVLCCGLVSSYMIGRVIGLPHPLALLVACGNSICGNSAIMAAAPVIGADADEVASSIAFTAVLGILVVLLLPLVAFQAGLDPRHYGILAGMTVYAVPQVLAATASFGLVSLQIGTLVKLIRVMMLGPVLLGLGMSARGMERGSGRANERKIGFAHLAPWFIIGFLALMAARSLDVLPHGLLEPSQHLSGFLTTLSMAALGLQVDLRSLLASGGRVLAAGSLSILALGAIALTAIHFMV; encoded by the coding sequence CTGAAAATGCGCCTGTTTCGCCCCGTTGTTTCGCTTGCACCTGGGATTGCCCTGTCCAGCGCTGTCGCGTTGGGAGGCTATGCTCTCGCCTTTACGGTTCAGCGTGTCACGGGGCGGACGCCTGTCGATGCCCTGGTCTGGTGCATTTTACTCGGCACCCTGGTCAAAAGCCTGTTTGTCCTGCCGCAGGTCGTGAACAAAGGCATTCATGCCTGCGCAAAAACCGTGCTGGAACTTGCCATTGTCCTTTTGGGCGCATCGGTCAGCATTAGCCAGATCGCCGGGAGTGGGTTCACCTTGATAGCCTGGGTCATTACCGTGCTCTGTTGCGGCCTAGTCAGCAGTTATATGATCGGGCGTGTCATCGGATTGCCGCATCCGCTGGCTTTGCTGGTTGCCTGCGGCAATTCGATTTGCGGAAATTCGGCGATCATGGCGGCAGCCCCGGTGATCGGCGCCGATGCCGACGAGGTAGCGTCGTCCATTGCCTTTACTGCGGTGCTTGGCATTCTTGTTGTGCTTCTGCTGCCGCTGGTGGCTTTTCAAGCCGGTCTGGACCCCCGCCATTACGGAATTCTGGCGGGCATGACGGTCTATGCCGTTCCGCAAGTGCTTGCGGCCACAGCGTCCTTCGGGCTGGTCAGCCTGCAAATCGGTACGCTGGTCAAGCTGATCCGGGTGATGATGCTGGGGCCAGTCCTGCTCGGACTGGGGATGAGTGCCAGAGGCATGGAAAGGGGGTCCGGGCGTGCAAACGAGCGCAAGATCGGCTTTGCCCATCTGGCGCCCTGGTTCATCATTGGATTTCTGGCATTGATGGCGGCTCGATCCTTGGATGTCCTGCCGCATGGTCTGTTGGAGCCTTCGCAGCATCTGTCGGGATTTCTTACCACCCTGTCCATGGCGGCGCTTGGACTCCAGGTTGATCTGCGCAGCCTGCTTGCGTCGGGGGGCAGGGTACTGGCGGCGGGCAGCCTCTCGATCCTCGCTCTGGGGGCGATTGCGCTGACGGCCATTCATTTCATGGTATAG
- a CDS encoding LysR family transcriptional regulator yields the protein MQNNFTIEITMTLEQLTIFLAVAERQHVTRAAEAIGLTPSAVSAAIRALEINHDVLLFDRVGRGIELTQAGRIFIDEARATVDAANHAALVLAELGGLSRGKLTIHASQTVASHWLPRKMMQFHALHPDIELALTIGNSASVADAVETGRAELGFVEAEIPSDTLRHLVVAEDEMVIVVPCGHPLADPAVDMPAAILATPWILREQGSGTRAYFEQALKAMDIEPASLTVALTFPSNEAVLSALGAGGCASALSRSAVQALVASGILQIAPIPLPPRHFTALSHRERRISGAARAFLQGATDCN from the coding sequence ATGCAGAATAATTTCACAATCGAGATCACCATGACCCTTGAGCAATTGACCATTTTCCTTGCCGTTGCCGAGCGTCAGCATGTCACTCGGGCGGCAGAGGCAATCGGCCTGACGCCGTCTGCCGTCAGCGCGGCTATCCGAGCCTTGGAGATCAATCACGATGTCCTGCTGTTCGACCGGGTTGGACGGGGTATAGAACTTACCCAGGCAGGCCGGATCTTCATTGATGAGGCCCGCGCAACGGTTGATGCAGCGAATCATGCCGCATTGGTTCTGGCCGAACTCGGCGGGTTGAGCCGGGGCAAGCTGACCATCCATGCCAGCCAGACGGTGGCCAGCCATTGGCTGCCACGCAAAATGATGCAGTTTCACGCCCTCCATCCGGATATCGAACTGGCGCTGACCATTGGCAATTCCGCCTCGGTCGCTGATGCCGTCGAGACGGGCAGAGCGGAACTGGGCTTTGTCGAGGCCGAAATACCCTCGGATACATTGAGGCATCTGGTGGTCGCCGAAGACGAGATGGTCATCGTCGTACCCTGTGGCCATCCGCTGGCAGATCCAGCCGTGGATATGCCAGCGGCGATTCTGGCCACGCCCTGGATTTTGCGTGAGCAGGGTTCGGGCACGCGTGCCTATTTCGAGCAGGCATTGAAGGCGATGGATATAGAACCGGCATCATTGACCGTGGCCTTGACCTTTCCATCCAATGAAGCGGTGCTATCGGCGCTTGGAGCGGGCGGCTGCGCCAGCGCGCTGTCTCGGTCGGCAGTGCAAGCGCTTGTGGCGAGCGGCATATTGCAGATTGCTCCGATCCCACTTCCGCCTCGTCATTTCACCGCCCTTAGCCACCGTGAGAGGCGCATCAGTGGCGCGGCCCGTGCCTTCCTGCAAGGAGCCACTGACTGCAATTGA
- the map gene encoding type I methionyl aminopeptidase translates to MVNYIDAATAPLKNTGAIRLYGADAFEAMRKACQVTARCLDALAPMVKPGVTTNEIDRFVFDFGMDNGVLPATLNYRGYRHSVCTSINHVVCHGIPDEKPLREGDIVNIDVTYVVDGWHGDSSRMYPVGEIKRAAERLLEVTHECLMRGIEAVRPGTRTGAIGAAIQSFAEAQRCSVVRDFCGHGVGQLFHDSPNILHYGRPDEGPEIREGMIFTIEPMINLGKPHVKVLADGWTAVTRDRSLTAQYEHTVGVTSSGCEIFTLSPAGLDRPGLPPLQG, encoded by the coding sequence ATGGTAAATTACATCGACGCGGCAACCGCGCCGCTTAAAAACACCGGTGCGATCCGTCTCTATGGCGCGGATGCTTTCGAAGCGATGCGCAAGGCCTGCCAGGTCACAGCCCGCTGCCTGGACGCCTTGGCCCCGATGGTAAAGCCCGGCGTGACCACCAATGAAATCGACAGGTTTGTCTTCGATTTTGGCATGGACAATGGCGTTCTGCCTGCAACCCTGAATTATCGCGGCTACCGGCATTCGGTCTGCACCTCGATCAACCATGTTGTCTGCCACGGTATTCCCGATGAAAAACCGTTGCGCGAAGGCGATATCGTCAATATCGACGTAACCTATGTGGTGGATGGCTGGCACGGCGATTCCAGCCGGATGTATCCGGTCGGCGAAATCAAGCGCGCCGCCGAACGTCTGCTCGAAGTCACCCATGAATGCCTGATGCGTGGCATAGAGGCCGTCAGGCCGGGAACGCGCACCGGCGCGATCGGTGCGGCCATCCAAAGCTTTGCCGAGGCGCAGCGCTGTTCCGTGGTGCGGGATTTCTGCGGCCACGGCGTTGGGCAACTGTTTCACGACAGCCCGAATATCCTGCATTACGGCCGTCCCGATGAAGGCCCGGAAATACGCGAGGGCATGATCTTCACCATCGAGCCGATGATCAATCTCGGCAAGCCGCATGTGAAGGTATTGGCTGATGGCTGGACGGCGGTGACCCGCGACCGGTCGTTGACGGCACAGTATGAACATACCGTCGGTGTTACCTCGTCCGGCTGCGAAATCTTCACATTGTCGCCTGCCGGGCTTGACCGTCCGGGCCTGCCTCCCTTGCAAGGCTGA